The following proteins are encoded in a genomic region of Sorangiineae bacterium MSr12523:
- a CDS encoding VOC family protein codes for MQLNHADLQVSNVPETAAFFERHFDFEIQTNRNSTAVIVLSDRSGFVLVLQRKKDDAETYPAGFHIGFRVDDVTIVLEKRAKLLDGGVDVGDILENNRGVMFYFKVPGDILCEVSCPKPLPVAPSRA; via the coding sequence ATGCAACTGAATCACGCCGATTTGCAGGTCTCCAACGTCCCTGAAACCGCTGCCTTTTTCGAGCGGCACTTCGACTTCGAGATCCAAACCAACCGCAACTCGACGGCGGTCATCGTTCTTTCGGATCGCAGTGGTTTCGTCCTCGTTTTGCAGCGCAAGAAGGACGACGCCGAGACGTACCCCGCCGGCTTTCACATTGGCTTTCGCGTCGACGACGTGACCATCGTGCTCGAAAAACGCGCGAAGCTACTCGACGGCGGCGTCGACGTGGGCGACATCCTCGAGAACAACCGCGGCGTCATGTTTTACTTCAAGGTGCCCGGCGACATTCTCTGCGAGGTGAGTTGCCCGAAGCCGCTGCCTGTGGCTCCCTCCAGGGCATGA
- a CDS encoding HAD family hydrolase, translated as MSFVSNGSKPVYPRLSPVEQSALLRRILEHCAHTPGQEPAPVVVFDLDGTLMDNRPRTCAILRELGEEWGTREPELAEFAEAVRNANPSSLAYLMTETLGLLGVTRPDLVAEAQEYWRVRFFRDEHLVHDVALAGAVAFAKDCYDAGATLVYLTGRDLPLMGLGTFRSLRDLGFPIGVAGTQVVLKPAFEMPDEAFKRDVAPSLVRVGRVIASFDNEPGNCNVFKEAYPDCESVLVDTQHMPHAPPLGPGVRVIADFVR; from the coding sequence ATGTCGTTTGTTTCCAACGGTTCCAAGCCCGTTTATCCGCGTCTTTCTCCCGTCGAACAGAGTGCGCTGCTGCGGCGAATTCTCGAGCACTGCGCGCACACGCCGGGGCAGGAGCCCGCGCCCGTGGTCGTCTTCGACCTGGACGGCACCCTGATGGACAACCGCCCGCGTACGTGCGCCATTTTGCGCGAGTTGGGCGAGGAATGGGGTACCCGCGAGCCCGAATTGGCCGAGTTTGCCGAGGCGGTTCGCAACGCGAACCCGAGCTCGCTGGCATACCTCATGACGGAGACCCTCGGGCTTCTCGGGGTCACCCGTCCCGATTTGGTGGCCGAGGCCCAGGAATACTGGCGAGTCCGCTTTTTCCGAGACGAGCACCTGGTGCACGACGTCGCGCTCGCGGGGGCCGTGGCCTTTGCCAAGGACTGTTACGACGCTGGGGCCACCCTGGTGTACCTCACGGGGCGGGATCTGCCGCTCATGGGGCTCGGCACCTTCCGCAGCCTGCGCGATCTGGGATTTCCCATTGGCGTGGCCGGGACGCAGGTGGTGCTCAAGCCCGCCTTCGAAATGCCCGACGAAGCCTTCAAGCGCGATGTGGCGCCGTCGCTTGTGCGCGTAGGGCGGGTCATCGCCTCGTTCGACAACGAGCCGGGCAACTGCAATGTCTTCAAAGAGGCCTACCCGGACTGCGAGAGCGTCCTGGTCGACACGCAACACATGCCGCATGCACCGCCGCTCGGGCCGGGTGTGCGCGTGATTGCCGACTTCGTCCGATGA
- the dnaJ gene encoding molecular chaperone DnaJ, with the protein MAQVQRDHYEVLGVERNSSADEIKAAFRKLASQHHPDRNPDDPQAALRFKEIAASYQVLSDPQRRALYDRFGHNAEASGSPFSASGPFAGGVVDISDIAVDGLLGDLLGVFGVGRGDKGDIKRELEISFEEAAFGCEKNLQYERVVTCGDCRGTASAPGHVPETCPACNGRGRVRFQQGILPIAVERTCSRCRGSGKMITHPCGTCKGSGLVSNSHTLVVTIPPGVDSGQTRLVSGAGNRPRPDRAPGDLEIIIVVRAHPFFRRAGDDVACQVPITFAQAALGGEVEVPTLDGKGKLRVPQGTQPGSLLRIKQKGMPRRSGIGRGDQLVEVTIEVPTSLSERQRELLGQLAKELGEDVQPQRKTFMEKLKDLFG; encoded by the coding sequence ATGGCGCAGGTTCAGAGGGATCACTACGAGGTGCTTGGCGTCGAGCGAAACTCGTCCGCCGACGAGATCAAGGCGGCGTTTCGCAAATTGGCCTCGCAACACCACCCGGACCGGAACCCGGACGACCCGCAAGCCGCGCTCCGCTTCAAGGAAATCGCCGCCAGCTACCAGGTGCTTTCCGACCCGCAACGGCGCGCCCTCTACGATCGATTCGGGCACAACGCCGAGGCCTCCGGCTCCCCGTTTTCGGCCAGCGGGCCCTTCGCCGGTGGTGTCGTGGACATCAGCGACATCGCGGTCGACGGGCTGCTCGGCGATCTGCTCGGTGTCTTCGGCGTGGGCCGGGGCGACAAGGGCGACATCAAGCGGGAGCTGGAAATCTCCTTCGAGGAAGCCGCCTTCGGCTGCGAGAAGAACCTGCAGTACGAGCGCGTGGTCACATGCGGCGATTGCCGCGGCACCGCGTCGGCGCCGGGCCACGTGCCCGAAACGTGCCCTGCCTGCAACGGGCGCGGGCGCGTGCGGTTCCAGCAAGGCATTCTCCCCATCGCCGTCGAGCGCACGTGCTCGCGTTGCCGGGGCAGCGGCAAAATGATCACGCACCCGTGCGGGACATGCAAAGGCAGTGGCTTGGTGTCGAACAGCCACACCTTGGTGGTGACGATCCCGCCCGGTGTCGATTCGGGTCAGACGCGCCTGGTGAGCGGTGCCGGAAATCGTCCACGCCCCGATCGCGCGCCTGGGGATCTGGAGATCATCATCGTCGTGCGGGCGCATCCATTTTTCCGCCGTGCGGGCGACGATGTGGCGTGCCAGGTCCCCATCACTTTTGCGCAGGCGGCCCTCGGCGGGGAAGTGGAAGTGCCCACACTGGATGGCAAGGGGAAGCTGCGGGTGCCCCAGGGCACACAACCTGGGAGCCTCCTTCGCATCAAGCAAAAAGGAATGCCGCGCCGGAGCGGAATCGGACGTGGCGATCAGCTCGTAGAGGTTACAATCGAGGTTCCGACCTCTCTCAGCGAGCGACAGCGCGAGCTGCTCGGACAACTCGCGAAGGAGCTGGGGGAAGACGTGCAACCCCAGAGGAAAACCTTCATGGAGAAGCTCAAGGATCTATTCGGCTGA
- a CDS encoding DUF2791 family P-loop domain-containing protein: MSSSTRNAPVGAVWREQLLRSSEQALEDLAVAQTAEVVFVRAEGESVASGYADEVEERALAQGFVTAQIGVATERSFESMGALVRAVLLALRVPGPRTGRGRGLLELLDAFASRNGRKALALFDEGVEITGAVGDLPALARAYVAAASQPRTEKKRLLAWLEGTELARAEDSPLAMSALTERTAKRALAQVTHLMRVLGHRGTLLVFRNGETLLRLPPARRETAYTVLRELVDNADGGHGLYATRIVLIGATALFQGTRSLASLKPLATRVAALPGSPPLTPPHRPLIDLMMPASFDVDTPPTPATPDESHDAELRGIIRACHGLPPVESILSMSVGQESIDRTIDQLFEHSSMDGSVFALLTGEYGSGKTHLLLHLAARALAEKRPVFRLSLERLDTDLGNPQRHLRRVLETSILPGKRRATAIDRLTAWTRDPEALERLMSALEAISLLQGDAAAAAQRALARAKGAKARGAALEAFLGAVDLVDKSGAANYRQDAYGRLLVWVELLERLEGCQGPVVLIDEAENLYKMGISRSERRTALRSLSFYCGGTLPRACVVMAITPDVLDQLRNESQELLDEVSAQSTVLDAEDATMLRRRLVRLKPIAVPALGREHRATLLGRVYTTHTRVRARRPEITWAQYAETLLAREELTPRELVRYAAEWLESSWWSRKPRKG; the protein is encoded by the coding sequence ATGTCTAGCTCAACGCGGAATGCGCCCGTCGGGGCGGTTTGGCGTGAGCAGCTCCTCCGCTCGTCCGAGCAAGCGCTCGAAGATTTGGCGGTAGCGCAAACGGCGGAGGTCGTGTTTGTGCGCGCGGAGGGGGAATCCGTCGCGAGCGGGTATGCGGACGAGGTCGAAGAGAGGGCGCTTGCGCAGGGATTCGTCACCGCACAGATCGGGGTGGCGACGGAACGAAGCTTCGAGTCGATGGGCGCGCTGGTGCGTGCGGTGTTGCTCGCACTGCGTGTGCCAGGTCCACGCACGGGCCGCGGGCGCGGCCTGCTGGAGTTGCTCGATGCCTTCGCATCGCGCAACGGGCGCAAGGCGCTGGCCCTGTTCGACGAGGGTGTCGAGATCACCGGCGCCGTGGGCGATCTGCCCGCGCTCGCGCGGGCCTACGTGGCCGCCGCATCGCAGCCTCGCACCGAGAAAAAGCGCCTGCTCGCATGGCTCGAGGGCACGGAGCTCGCGCGCGCCGAAGATTCGCCGCTGGCCATGTCGGCGCTCACCGAGCGCACGGCCAAGCGCGCACTCGCACAGGTGACGCACTTGATGCGGGTGCTCGGGCATCGGGGAACCCTGTTGGTCTTCCGCAATGGTGAGACCTTGTTGCGGCTCCCGCCGGCCCGCCGCGAGACGGCCTACACCGTGCTGCGCGAGCTCGTCGACAACGCCGACGGTGGCCATGGTCTGTACGCGACCCGCATCGTGTTGATCGGCGCGACGGCGCTGTTTCAAGGCACGCGATCGCTCGCATCGCTCAAGCCGCTCGCCACCCGCGTGGCCGCGCTGCCGGGATCGCCCCCGCTCACACCGCCGCATCGGCCGCTCATCGACTTGATGATGCCGGCCTCGTTCGACGTGGATACGCCGCCCACCCCGGCGACGCCCGATGAGTCGCACGACGCGGAGCTTCGCGGGATCATTCGAGCATGCCACGGGCTGCCACCGGTGGAATCCATCCTGTCGATGAGCGTCGGGCAGGAGAGCATCGATCGGACGATCGATCAGCTGTTCGAGCATTCGTCGATGGATGGCTCGGTGTTCGCGCTTTTGACGGGCGAATACGGGTCGGGCAAAACGCATCTCCTGCTGCACCTGGCGGCGCGTGCGCTCGCGGAGAAGCGGCCCGTGTTCCGGCTTTCGCTCGAGCGGCTCGATACGGACTTGGGCAATCCGCAGCGGCATTTACGGCGCGTGCTCGAGACGTCCATTCTGCCGGGAAAGCGCCGGGCGACCGCCATCGATCGACTGACGGCGTGGACGCGCGATCCCGAGGCGCTCGAGCGGCTCATGAGCGCGCTCGAGGCCATCTCGCTCCTGCAGGGCGACGCAGCCGCGGCTGCGCAGCGAGCACTCGCCCGGGCGAAGGGCGCCAAAGCGCGCGGCGCGGCGCTGGAGGCGTTCCTCGGCGCCGTCGATCTGGTCGACAAGTCGGGCGCGGCGAACTACCGCCAGGATGCGTACGGGCGCTTGCTCGTGTGGGTCGAGTTGCTCGAGCGGCTCGAGGGCTGTCAGGGCCCGGTGGTGCTCATCGACGAGGCGGAAAACCTGTACAAAATGGGCATTTCGCGCTCGGAGCGGCGCACGGCACTGCGCTCGCTGTCGTTCTATTGCGGCGGCACGCTTCCGCGCGCGTGCGTGGTCATGGCCATCACGCCCGACGTGCTCGATCAACTGCGCAACGAGTCGCAGGAGCTGCTCGACGAAGTGTCGGCCCAGAGCACCGTGCTCGATGCGGAAGACGCGACCATGCTGCGCCGCCGCCTCGTGCGGTTGAAGCCCATCGCCGTCCCTGCCCTCGGCCGCGAGCACCGGGCCACCTTGCTCGGGCGCGTCTACACGACGCACACGCGCGTGCGCGCCCGCCGGCCCGAGATCACGTGGGCGCAATACGCCGAGACCTTGCTCGCCCGCGAGGAACTGACCCCGCGCGAACTCGTGCGCTACGCCGCCGAGTGGCTCGAATCCTCCTGGTGGAGCCGCAAACCGCGCAAGGGCTGA
- a CDS encoding Uma2 family endonuclease, which produces MAAAASLPMTPPFPQALPEQQRMLLTGISWKQYVIFRELFDGPGLRMTYCEGGLELMTTSRMHELWKKNIARLVELYALERDLPMVGYGSTTFQREAVARGVEPDECCRVGSLMKDGELPDIVLEVIYTNPLLNKLRVYNGLQVPEVWIFKPPSFELYRLQEGDYARIERSTFLPELDFELIARFATREDQHEALRELREILRK; this is translated from the coding sequence ATGGCTGCCGCCGCTTCGCTGCCCATGACACCTCCGTTTCCGCAGGCGCTGCCCGAGCAGCAGCGGATGTTGCTCACGGGGATTTCGTGGAAACAGTACGTCATCTTTCGCGAGCTGTTCGACGGGCCTGGTCTTCGAATGACCTACTGCGAGGGGGGGCTCGAGCTCATGACAACGTCCCGCATGCACGAGCTTTGGAAAAAAAACATCGCGCGACTTGTCGAACTCTACGCCTTGGAGCGGGACCTGCCGATGGTGGGGTACGGCTCCACGACATTTCAGAGGGAAGCCGTCGCGCGCGGCGTGGAGCCCGATGAATGTTGTCGGGTTGGCTCGCTGATGAAGGATGGCGAGCTCCCCGACATCGTGCTCGAGGTCATTTACACGAATCCACTTTTGAACAAGCTGCGCGTCTACAATGGCCTTCAGGTGCCCGAAGTCTGGATTTTCAAGCCACCCTCCTTCGAGTTGTATCGTTTGCAGGAAGGCGACTACGCTCGCATCGAGCGAAGCACATTTTTGCCAGAGCTCGATTTCGAGCTCATTGCGCGTTTCGCGACCCGAGAAGATCAGCACGAAGCTCTTCGTGAGCTTCGTGAAATCCTTCGCAAGTAG